A single region of the Geobacillus subterraneus genome encodes:
- a CDS encoding quinone oxidoreductase family protein → MKMVQFTEYGGPGVLKVKEIERPSPSERHVLIEAEAIGVNYADTARREGRYVVPTPLPFVPGTEVAGVVREVGPNVQTIRPGQRVVALIEAGGYAEYVVVDERAVVPLPDGVDARQAAALPVQGLSAYHILKTMGRLEEGETVLIHAAAGGVGTLAVQLAKRFGAKTVIATASTEEKRALARRLGADVTVDYTKNDWSKAVMEATQGRGVDVALEMAGGDIFHQTLDCLAPFGRLVVYGAASGEMTRLNPVRLMAKNWSVIGFFLPQIMRKRALYERSLRELLHWVQEGSLELTIGGVYPLEQAAMVHELLQGRKTSGKLLLVP, encoded by the coding sequence ATGAAAATGGTGCAATTTACAGAGTACGGCGGTCCGGGCGTGCTCAAAGTGAAAGAGATCGAGCGCCCGTCGCCATCCGAACGGCATGTGTTGATTGAAGCGGAGGCGATCGGCGTCAATTACGCCGACACAGCGAGGCGGGAAGGACGCTATGTTGTACCGACGCCGCTTCCATTCGTGCCCGGCACCGAAGTGGCGGGCGTCGTCCGCGAAGTCGGTCCCAACGTGCAGACGATCCGTCCAGGACAGCGCGTCGTCGCCTTGATCGAGGCGGGCGGCTACGCCGAGTATGTCGTTGTTGATGAGCGGGCGGTCGTGCCGCTGCCGGACGGAGTTGATGCCCGCCAAGCGGCAGCGCTGCCGGTGCAAGGGTTAAGCGCCTATCACATTTTGAAAACGATGGGTCGCCTTGAAGAAGGGGAAACAGTGCTCATCCATGCGGCAGCCGGCGGCGTCGGCACGCTCGCTGTACAGCTGGCGAAACGGTTTGGCGCGAAAACCGTCATCGCCACGGCGAGCACCGAGGAGAAGCGGGCGCTCGCTCGCCGTCTTGGCGCCGATGTGACGGTCGATTATACGAAAAACGACTGGTCTAAGGCCGTGATGGAGGCGACCCAAGGGCGCGGCGTTGACGTTGCTTTGGAAATGGCGGGTGGCGACATTTTCCACCAAACGCTTGATTGCCTTGCCCCGTTCGGCCGCCTTGTTGTCTACGGTGCGGCAAGCGGGGAGATGACGCGCCTGAACCCGGTTCGCCTGATGGCGAAAAACTGGTCCGTCATCGGCTTTTTCTTGCCGCAGATCATGCGGAAGCGGGCGCTGTACGAGCGAAGCTTGCGCGAACTGCTCCATTGGGTGCAAGAAGGAAGTTTAGAGCTGACCATCGGCGGCGTCTATCCGCTTGAACAGGCTGCCATGGTGCACGAGCTGCTGCAAGGACGGAAAACGAGCGGCAAGCTGTTGCTTGTGCCGTAA
- a CDS encoding 2-phosphosulfolactate phosphatase, with protein sequence MTKVHVVLRKEDIDETALADGKVAVVFDILLATSSITAALAAGARSVVPVYSAAEAEEVGRRLPDGGYELAGESEGRTITGFHPPTPLFLQTVCPGKTVILSTTNGTVALRKAMKARAVYAASLLNSPAVGEHICRAHQNETIIVICSGSSGRFCLEDFYGAGYFVHCLIEQGITAAELSDSAMAAWLFYRQYGGEGKAKEVLSSSRVGRWMAACGLEKEIDYINRHGALSVIPKLEPGPFGPEMRDMAQMKATREGKRQ encoded by the coding sequence ATCACGAAAGTGCATGTTGTGCTGCGCAAGGAAGACATTGACGAAACGGCGCTCGCTGACGGCAAAGTAGCCGTTGTGTTTGATATTTTGCTCGCGACGTCATCGATTACAGCGGCGTTGGCTGCCGGCGCTCGTTCGGTCGTTCCGGTGTATAGCGCGGCCGAAGCCGAAGAAGTTGGGCGCCGATTGCCGGATGGGGGGTATGAACTTGCCGGTGAAAGCGAAGGAAGGACGATCACCGGCTTCCACCCGCCGACGCCGCTGTTTTTGCAAACGGTTTGCCCGGGGAAGACCGTCATTTTGTCGACGACAAACGGCACGGTGGCGCTTCGCAAGGCGATGAAAGCCCGGGCCGTGTATGCGGCGAGTTTGCTTAACAGCCCAGCTGTTGGCGAACATATTTGCCGGGCGCATCAGAATGAGACGATCATTGTCATTTGCTCCGGCTCATCCGGCCGCTTTTGCCTTGAAGATTTTTATGGCGCCGGCTATTTTGTCCATTGCTTGATTGAGCAAGGAATCACCGCGGCAGAGCTTTCTGACAGCGCCATGGCCGCCTGGCTGTTTTACCGGCAATACGGCGGCGAAGGAAAGGCGAAAGAGGTGCTATCCTCCTCGCGTGTTGGCCGCTGGATGGCCGCGTGCGGCCTTGAAAAGGAGATTGACTACATCAATCGGCACGGAGCGCTTTCCGTCATTCCGAAGCTCGAGCCCGGGCCGTTTGGACCGGAAATGCGCGATATGGCGCAAATGAAAGCAACAAGGGAGGGGAAACGGCAATGA
- a CDS encoding phosphotransferase family protein yields the protein MSAIIPVRKGEELPAEKLATFLRAVLPDMPNGELEIEQFSAGRSNLTYLLRCGEWEAVLRRPPFGPVPPKAHDMKRESTWLAEIHPLFPLAPKPFYFCEDESVIGSPFFVMERRRGIVIDSDFPEGVNPTEDVCRGISETMVETLVQIHQIDYTKTRLVQMVKPEGFMERQVHGWIQRYERAKTDDVPAAEALMKWLASHIPPQREATVIHYDFKLNNALFAKDDVTKMVGLFDWEMSTVGDPLADLAVALSYWIEEGDPPLVKHGFGRAPVTVRPGFYTREQFIAAYAEKSGRDVSDMHIYLTFAYFKLAVICQQIYYRYRRGQTNDERFRHFNQFVEALIGHAWQLATGR from the coding sequence ATGAGCGCCATTATTCCGGTGCGCAAAGGGGAGGAACTGCCGGCCGAAAAGCTGGCTACGTTTTTACGGGCGGTGTTGCCGGATATGCCGAATGGGGAGCTCGAGATCGAGCAATTTTCCGCCGGCCGCTCGAATTTGACGTACTTGCTTCGCTGCGGGGAGTGGGAAGCGGTGCTGCGCCGCCCGCCGTTTGGCCCGGTGCCGCCAAAAGCGCACGATATGAAGCGGGAGAGCACGTGGCTTGCCGAAATTCACCCGCTGTTCCCGTTGGCTCCGAAGCCATTCTACTTTTGTGAAGATGAATCAGTGATCGGCAGCCCGTTTTTTGTGATGGAGCGACGCCGCGGCATCGTTATTGATAGTGATTTTCCAGAAGGCGTCAACCCGACGGAAGACGTCTGTCGCGGCATTTCCGAAACGATGGTTGAGACGCTTGTACAAATTCACCAAATCGATTATACGAAAACGCGTCTCGTTCAGATGGTTAAGCCGGAAGGGTTTATGGAGCGGCAAGTGCACGGTTGGATTCAACGCTACGAGCGGGCGAAAACAGATGACGTTCCAGCGGCCGAGGCGCTCATGAAGTGGCTTGCTTCCCATATTCCGCCACAGCGCGAGGCGACGGTGATTCATTACGATTTTAAGCTGAATAACGCCTTGTTTGCTAAGGACGATGTGACGAAAATGGTCGGCTTGTTCGATTGGGAAATGTCGACCGTTGGCGACCCGCTTGCCGATTTGGCAGTGGCGCTGAGCTATTGGATTGAAGAAGGCGACCCGCCGCTTGTCAAACACGGCTTCGGCCGCGCGCCGGTCACCGTCCGGCCCGGCTTTTACACGCGCGAACAGTTTATTGCTGCGTATGCGGAAAAAAGCGGGCGCGACGTTTCTGATATGCATATCTATTTAACGTTTGCTTATTTTAAATTGGCCGTCATCTGCCAACAAATTTATTACCGTTACCGCCGCGGACAAACAAATGATGAGCGGTTTCGTCATTTCAACCAGTTTGTCGAGGCGCTCATCGGGCATGCGTGGCAGCTGGCGACAGGGCGGTGA
- a CDS encoding TetR/AcrR family transcriptional regulator codes for MREKIIAASIELFEQKGFSETSIQDIVDALGVTKGTFYYYFKSKEELLMDIHLRYIEGLLSEQARMMNDERRSVREKLYAIVYMLIHNVERQGRQARVFFREMKHLNEEHLQKVKEKRDLFRHQLQALIEEGMKNGELRRDLSPAIAALTVLGAANWSYHWFRPDGELTDAEVAEQMVAILIDGMGAPHIP; via the coding sequence ATGAGGGAAAAAATTATCGCTGCCAGCATTGAACTGTTTGAGCAAAAAGGCTTCAGCGAAACGTCGATTCAAGATATTGTCGATGCCCTCGGAGTGACGAAAGGGACGTTTTACTACTACTTCAAAAGCAAAGAAGAGCTGCTTATGGACATTCACCTTCGCTATATTGAGGGGCTGCTTAGCGAGCAGGCGCGCATGATGAATGACGAGCGGCGGTCAGTGCGGGAAAAGCTGTACGCCATCGTGTATATGCTCATTCACAATGTCGAGCGGCAAGGGCGGCAAGCGCGCGTGTTTTTCCGTGAGATGAAGCATTTGAACGAGGAACATTTGCAAAAGGTGAAGGAAAAGCGCGACTTGTTCCGCCATCAGCTGCAGGCGTTAATTGAAGAAGGAATGAAAAACGGCGAACTGCGCCGCGATTTGTCGCCAGCGATCGCCGCGCTCACGGTGCTTGGGGCGGCCAATTGGAGCTACCACTGGTTCCGTCCGGACGGCGAGCTGACTGATGCGGAAGTCGCTGAACAAATGGTGGCGATTTTAATTGACGGAATGGGTGCGCCGCATATTCCGTAA
- a CDS encoding long-chain-fatty-acid--CoA ligase → MSEKRALSLYPEHVSFHIDIPDKTVCDVLHERAAQFGSQPALTFYSKTITYAELAAAVNRFTSSLQALGVQKGDRVAIMLPNCPQYVIAYYGILQAGAIVTQVNPMLVERELAYVLNDSGAETIIIYEPLYPRLVAVRGETAVKRAVTVSFGAPPSASLAAGDVTFEEFLAGGSGQVRPVPIEPAHDVAVLQYTGGTTGRSKGAMLTHRNIFANVLQCAEFFKGTFEMGKERYLTVIPLFHVFAMTSGMNLAIYQGAENILLPRFELKEVLETIRNKQPTVFPGVPTMYVAITNTPGVEQYGINSIKTCNSGSAPMPLELMRDFEGKTGAVVLEGYGLSEASPVTHCNPPFAARKPGTVGIGMPLTEYKVVDVATGTQELPPGEVGELIIRGPQVMKGYWNMPEETAVTLRDGWLYTGDLASIDEEGYVTIVDRKKDMIIAGGYNVYPREIEEVLYEHPAVKEAVAIGVPDPYRGETVKAVIVLKDGQQASEDDILAHCRKNLASYKVPRIVEFRAELPKTNVGKILRRALREEASRPQ, encoded by the coding sequence ATGAGCGAAAAACGGGCTTTGTCTCTTTATCCGGAACATGTGTCGTTTCATATTGACATTCCGGACAAAACGGTATGCGATGTGCTCCATGAACGGGCGGCGCAATTTGGCAGCCAGCCGGCGCTGACGTTTTACAGCAAAACGATCACGTACGCCGAGCTCGCCGCCGCGGTCAACCGCTTCACTTCGAGCCTGCAGGCGCTTGGGGTGCAAAAAGGCGACCGCGTCGCGATTATGCTGCCGAACTGCCCGCAATACGTCATTGCTTATTACGGCATTTTGCAGGCCGGCGCCATCGTCACCCAAGTGAACCCGATGCTCGTCGAGCGCGAGCTGGCGTATGTGCTGAACGATTCCGGAGCTGAGACGATCATCATTTACGAGCCGCTTTATCCGCGCCTTGTTGCGGTAAGAGGGGAGACGGCCGTCAAGCGGGCGGTCACCGTCAGCTTCGGGGCGCCGCCATCCGCTTCGTTGGCCGCCGGAGACGTCACGTTTGAGGAGTTTCTCGCCGGAGGAAGCGGGCAAGTGCGTCCGGTGCCGATCGAGCCGGCGCATGACGTCGCTGTGCTGCAATACACGGGCGGAACGACAGGGCGCTCGAAAGGGGCGATGCTCACCCATCGCAACATTTTTGCCAATGTTTTGCAATGCGCCGAGTTTTTTAAAGGAACGTTTGAAATGGGAAAAGAGCGCTATTTGACCGTGATCCCGCTCTTCCATGTCTTCGCGATGACTTCAGGAATGAACTTAGCCATTTACCAAGGGGCGGAAAACATTTTGCTGCCGCGCTTTGAGCTGAAAGAAGTGCTCGAGACGATCCGCAACAAGCAGCCGACCGTGTTCCCCGGCGTGCCGACGATGTACGTCGCCATTACGAACACGCCGGGAGTCGAGCAGTACGGCATCAACAGCATTAAAACGTGCAACAGCGGCAGCGCGCCAATGCCGCTTGAGCTGATGCGCGATTTCGAGGGGAAAACCGGGGCGGTTGTTCTTGAGGGGTACGGACTGTCCGAAGCATCGCCGGTGACGCATTGCAATCCGCCGTTTGCAGCGCGCAAGCCAGGGACGGTCGGCATCGGCATGCCGCTGACGGAATACAAAGTCGTCGATGTGGCGACGGGTACGCAAGAATTGCCGCCGGGGGAAGTCGGTGAGCTCATCATCCGCGGCCCGCAAGTGATGAAGGGGTATTGGAACATGCCGGAGGAAACGGCGGTGACGCTGCGCGACGGATGGTTGTACACCGGGGATTTGGCCTCGATTGACGAGGAAGGGTATGTGACGATCGTCGACCGAAAAAAAGATATGATCATCGCTGGCGGCTACAACGTTTATCCGCGCGAAATCGAGGAAGTGCTGTACGAGCATCCGGCGGTGAAAGAGGCGGTGGCCATCGGTGTGCCGGATCCGTACCGCGGCGAAACGGTGAAGGCGGTCATCGTTTTAAAAGATGGACAACAGGCGAGCGAAGACGACATTCTCGCCCACTGCCGAAAAAACTTGGCGTCCTATAAAGTGCCGCGCATCGTCGAATTCCGCGCTGAGCTGCCGAAAACGAACGTCGGCAAAATTTTGCGCCGCGCCTTGCGCGAAGAGGCGTCCCGCCCGCAATGA
- a CDS encoding SDR family oxidoreductase gives MHVLDLFKIEGKTAIVTGGGRGLGEQIAIGLAEAGANVVVCSRKVEACEQVKGKIERLGVRSLALPCDVTNPDDVNHVVETTAKEFGGIDILVNNSGATWGAPVEEMPLAAWQKVINVNVTGTFLMSQAAGKVMIAKQTGGAIINIASVAGLGGTHPDILNTIGYNTSKGAVITFTRDLAAKWGKHGIRVNAVAPGFFPTKMSRVVLEQVGQKVLEHTPLGRFGGEDDLKGAVLFLASPASAFVTGALLVVDGGSHATGI, from the coding sequence ATGCATGTGCTCGACTTATTTAAAATTGAAGGAAAAACAGCCATCGTCACCGGCGGTGGGCGAGGCCTCGGCGAACAGATCGCCATCGGCCTCGCTGAAGCCGGGGCGAACGTCGTCGTCTGCTCGCGCAAGGTGGAAGCGTGTGAACAAGTAAAAGGAAAAATTGAACGGCTCGGCGTCCGCTCGCTTGCTTTGCCGTGCGATGTGACGAATCCGGATGACGTAAACCATGTTGTCGAAACGACGGCGAAAGAATTCGGGGGAATCGATATTTTGGTGAACAACAGCGGGGCGACATGGGGGGCGCCGGTCGAGGAGATGCCGCTTGCAGCGTGGCAAAAGGTGATCAACGTCAACGTCACCGGCACGTTTTTGATGAGCCAGGCGGCCGGCAAAGTGATGATTGCCAAGCAAACCGGCGGCGCTATCATCAATATCGCTTCCGTCGCCGGCCTTGGCGGCACGCATCCCGATATTTTAAATACGATCGGCTACAACACGAGCAAAGGGGCGGTTATTACGTTTACGCGCGATTTGGCTGCTAAATGGGGAAAACACGGCATTCGCGTCAATGCGGTTGCCCCCGGTTTTTTCCCGACGAAAATGTCGCGCGTTGTCCTTGAGCAAGTCGGTCAAAAAGTATTGGAACATACGCCGCTCGGCCGCTTTGGCGGTGAAGATGACCTAAAAGGCGCCGTCTTGTTCCTCGCTTCGCCGGCATCCGCGTTTGTCACCGGCGCGCTTCTTGTCGTTGACGGCGGCAGTCATGCGACCGGCATTTAA
- a CDS encoding acyl-CoA dehydrogenase, which translates to MDFSYSPKVQELIKKLSAFMEEYIYPNEKVYEEQLNAQESRWSSVPPIIEELKEKAKKEGLWNLFLPDSEYGAGLTNVEYAPLCEIMGRSLIAPEVFNCNAPDTGNMEVLVRYGSEEQKQKWLIPLLNGEIRSCFSMTEPDVASSDATNIRASIIRDGDEYVITGRKWWSSGAGDPRCKVAIVMGKTNPDAPKHEQQSMIIVPLDTPGVKIERMLPVFGFDHAPHGHAEITYDHVRVPKENIIWGEGKGFAIAQGRLGPGRIHHCMRLIGAAERALELMCRRVQSRVAFGRPLAEHGVIREWIAQSRIEIEQARLLTMKAAYMMDTVGNKVARKEIAMIKVVAPNVALKVIDRAIQAFGAAGVSNDFPLAALWANSRTLRLADGPDEVHKEQVAKLELRQYQ; encoded by the coding sequence ATGGACTTTTCCTATTCGCCGAAAGTCCAAGAGCTGATCAAAAAATTAAGCGCTTTCATGGAGGAGTACATTTATCCGAATGAAAAAGTGTACGAGGAGCAGCTGAACGCCCAAGAGTCGAGATGGTCAAGCGTACCCCCGATCATCGAAGAACTGAAGGAAAAAGCGAAAAAAGAAGGGCTTTGGAACTTGTTTTTGCCGGACAGTGAATACGGAGCCGGCTTAACCAACGTCGAGTACGCGCCGCTTTGCGAAATTATGGGCCGGTCGCTCATCGCTCCGGAAGTGTTCAACTGCAATGCGCCGGATACCGGCAACATGGAAGTGCTCGTCCGCTACGGAAGCGAGGAACAAAAACAAAAATGGCTCATCCCGCTCTTAAACGGGGAAATCCGCTCATGCTTTTCGATGACCGAACCGGATGTGGCGTCAAGCGATGCGACGAACATTCGGGCGTCGATCATCCGCGACGGCGATGAATATGTCATTACCGGCCGGAAATGGTGGTCGTCCGGCGCCGGCGACCCGCGCTGCAAAGTCGCCATCGTCATGGGCAAAACGAACCCGGACGCACCAAAACATGAACAGCAGTCGATGATCATCGTCCCGCTCGATACGCCGGGGGTGAAAATTGAACGGATGCTGCCGGTGTTTGGCTTTGATCATGCGCCGCACGGCCATGCGGAGATTACATATGACCACGTGCGGGTGCCGAAAGAAAACATCATTTGGGGTGAAGGAAAAGGGTTCGCCATCGCCCAAGGGCGGCTCGGCCCGGGGCGGATTCACCATTGCATGCGTCTCATTGGGGCGGCGGAGCGGGCGCTTGAGCTCATGTGCCGGCGCGTGCAGTCGCGGGTGGCGTTCGGCAGGCCGCTCGCCGAGCACGGCGTGATCCGCGAGTGGATCGCCCAGTCGCGCATCGAAATCGAGCAGGCGCGCCTGTTGACGATGAAAGCAGCGTACATGATGGATACGGTCGGCAACAAGGTCGCGCGCAAAGAAATTGCCATGATTAAAGTGGTCGCTCCAAATGTCGCCTTAAAAGTGATCGACCGCGCCATTCAGGCGTTCGGTGCCGCCGGGGTGAGCAACGACTTCCCGCTGGCCGCCCTGTGGGCGAACTCGCGCACGCTCCGTTTGGCCGACGGACCCGATGAAGTGCATAAAGAGCAAGTGGCAAAGCTTGAACTGCGTCAGTATCAATAA
- a CDS encoding NAD(P)-dependent oxidoreductase has protein sequence MKTIGFIGLGVMGKSMARHLLKAGYPLLVHTRTKEKALDLLEEGAVWKETVADLAKEADVVMTMVGYPYDVEQVYFGEGGILEQARPGTYVIDMTTSTPTLAQAIYEAAKQKGIHALDAPVSGGDIGAREGTLTIMVGGDEEVFLACKPILERLGTNIVLQGKAGAGQHTKMCNQIAIATNMIGVCEAMAYAKQAGLDPLRVLESIAKGAAGSWSLSNLAPRMLAGDFAPGFYIKHFIKDMKIALEEAERMNLPLPGLALAKSMYEELAQAGEENSGTQALYKRYIPE, from the coding sequence ATGAAAACGATCGGGTTTATCGGCCTTGGCGTCATGGGGAAAAGCATGGCGCGCCATTTATTAAAAGCGGGCTACCCGCTTCTCGTTCATACACGGACAAAGGAAAAGGCGCTCGACTTGCTTGAAGAAGGGGCGGTATGGAAGGAAACGGTCGCCGATTTGGCGAAGGAAGCGGACGTTGTCATGACCATGGTCGGCTACCCGTACGATGTTGAGCAAGTGTATTTCGGCGAGGGCGGAATTTTGGAGCAGGCGCGGCCGGGAACGTATGTCATCGATATGACCACTTCGACGCCGACGCTAGCGCAAGCCATTTACGAAGCGGCAAAGCAAAAAGGCATCCACGCGTTGGATGCCCCGGTGTCCGGCGGGGATATCGGCGCCCGCGAAGGGACGCTGACGATCATGGTCGGCGGCGATGAAGAGGTGTTTTTGGCGTGCAAGCCGATTCTCGAGCGCCTTGGGACGAACATTGTCCTGCAAGGAAAAGCCGGAGCCGGCCAGCACACGAAAATGTGCAACCAGATCGCCATTGCTACGAATATGATCGGCGTTTGCGAAGCGATGGCGTATGCGAAGCAGGCGGGACTCGACCCGCTCCGCGTGCTTGAGAGCATCGCTAAAGGGGCGGCAGGCAGCTGGTCGTTGAGCAACTTGGCGCCGCGCATGCTCGCCGGCGATTTTGCGCCCGGGTTTTACATTAAACATTTCATTAAGGATATGAAAATTGCGCTTGAAGAAGCGGAACGAATGAATTTGCCGCTTCCCGGCCTAGCGCTCGCCAAATCGATGTACGAAGAACTGGCGCAAGCCGGCGAGGAAAACAGCGGCACACAGGCGTTATATAAGCGCTACATTCCGGAGTAA
- a CDS encoding RNA-guided endonuclease InsQ/TnpB family protein, whose amino-acid sequence MYFCIKQQLNGLTKEEYLTLRELCHIAKNMYNVGLYNVRQYYFEHKEFLNYEKNYHLAKTNENYKLLNSNMAQQILKKVNEAFKSFFGLISLAKQGKYDYKAISIPKYLKKDGFHSLIIGQIRIDGNKFTIPYSRLFKKTHKPITITIPPVLLDKKIKQIEIIPKHHARFFEIQYKYEMPEDQRELNDQKALAIDLGLNNLATCVTSDGRSFIIDGRRLKSINQWFNKENARLQSIKDKQKIKGTTRKQALLAMNRNNKVNDYINKTCRYIINYCIENQIGKLVIGYAETLQRNINLGKKTNQNFVNIPLGNIKEKLEYLCEFYGIEFLKQEESYTSQASFFDGDEIPEYNADNPKEYKFSGKRIKRGLYRTKSGKLINADVNGALNILKKSKAVDLSVLCSSGEVDTPQRIRIA is encoded by the coding sequence ATGTATTTTTGTATCAAACAACAGCTAAATGGTTTGACCAAAGAAGAATACTTGACTCTTCGAGAACTGTGCCATATTGCCAAGAACATGTACAACGTCGGATTGTACAATGTCAGACAATACTATTTTGAACACAAGGAATTTCTTAATTATGAGAAAAACTATCACCTTGCAAAAACTAACGAAAACTATAAGCTGTTAAACAGCAACATGGCACAGCAAATTTTAAAAAAGGTCAATGAAGCCTTTAAATCTTTCTTTGGTTTGATCAGTCTTGCCAAACAAGGGAAATATGACTACAAGGCTATCAGTATTCCAAAATATCTTAAAAAAGATGGCTTTCATTCACTGATCATTGGCCAGATTCGTATAGACGGCAACAAATTCACGATACCGTATTCTCGCCTATTTAAAAAGACTCACAAGCCCATCACGATAACGATTCCGCCTGTGTTACTGGACAAAAAGATTAAGCAGATTGAAATCATTCCTAAGCATCATGCCAGGTTCTTTGAGATTCAGTACAAATATGAAATGCCTGAAGATCAAAGAGAATTAAATGACCAAAAAGCACTGGCCATTGATTTAGGATTAAACAATCTTGCCACTTGTGTCACATCAGACGGCAGATCATTCATCATTGATGGGCGGAGATTAAAAAGTATAAATCAATGGTTTAACAAAGAAAATGCCAGACTTCAAAGCATAAAAGATAAGCAAAAAATCAAAGGCACCACTCGTAAACAGGCTTTGCTTGCTATGAATCGCAATAATAAAGTGAATGATTATATCAACAAGACTTGCCGTTACATCATTAACTACTGTATTGAAAATCAAATTGGCAAACTTGTCATTGGCTATGCGGAAACATTACAACGCAATATTAATCTAGGAAAAAAGACAAATCAAAACTTTGTCAATATTCCTCTCGGTAACATAAAAGAAAAACTAGAATATCTTTGTGAATTTTACGGCATTGAATTCTTGAAACAGGAAGAATCCTATACGTCTCAAGCCAGCTTTTTTGACGGCGATGAAATTCCTGAATATAATGCCGACAATCCAAAAGAATATAAGTTCAGCGGCAAACGTATTAAGCGCGGCTTGTATCGAACAAAGTCTGGCAAACTAATTAATGCTGATGTCAATGGCGCATTAAACATCTTAAAGAAAAGTAAAGCTGTAGACCTGAGTGTCTTATGCTCTAGCGGCGAAGTGGACACGCCTCAAAGAATAAGGATTGCTTGA
- a CDS encoding SDR family oxidoreductase: protein MEFGLAGKTALVAASSQGLGKAIARALVLEGANVMITSRNEEKLQEVAEELSSLHKGRVAYVRADVTKADDIRRLVATTVETFGTIDLLVNNAGGPPAGTFETVSDEDWQYAFELNLLSYIRLIREALPYLKKKGGKIVNIASSSIKEPIPGLILSNTFRTGIVGLTKTLAAEFAPDNILINTVAPGRIATERVAFLDKVNAEKLGITKEEMEARMRSAIPLGRYGTPEEFANVVVFLLSEANSYVTGQALIVDGGMVKAI, encoded by the coding sequence ATGGAGTTCGGATTGGCCGGGAAAACGGCGTTGGTTGCCGCCTCAAGCCAAGGGCTTGGCAAGGCGATTGCCCGGGCGCTTGTGCTTGAAGGAGCGAACGTGATGATTACAAGCCGGAATGAGGAAAAACTGCAGGAAGTCGCCGAGGAGCTGAGCAGTTTACATAAGGGGCGCGTCGCTTATGTGCGCGCCGATGTGACGAAAGCGGATGACATCCGTCGACTTGTCGCGACAACGGTGGAGACGTTTGGAACGATCGATTTGCTTGTCAATAACGCCGGCGGCCCTCCGGCGGGAACGTTCGAAACAGTGAGCGACGAAGACTGGCAATACGCGTTCGAGCTCAATTTATTGAGCTACATTCGGCTGATTCGTGAAGCGCTGCCTTATTTAAAGAAAAAAGGCGGCAAAATTGTCAATATCGCCTCGTCGTCCATCAAAGAGCCTATTCCGGGGCTCATCTTGTCCAATACGTTCCGCACCGGGATTGTCGGGCTGACGAAAACGCTTGCGGCGGAGTTCGCCCCTGACAATATTTTGATCAACACAGTCGCTCCCGGACGGATCGCGACGGAACGGGTCGCCTTTTTAGACAAGGTGAACGCGGAAAAGCTCGGCATTACGAAAGAGGAAATGGAAGCGCGCATGAGAAGCGCCATTCCGCTCGGCCGTTACGGAACGCCTGAGGAGTTTGCCAACGTTGTCGTCTTTTTGCTGTCGGAGGCAAACTCGTACGTCACCGGGCAGGCGTTGATCGTCGATGGCGGCATGGTGAAAGCGATTTAA